One window from the genome of Marinilabiliales bacterium encodes:
- the gyrB gene encoding DNA topoisomerase (ATP-hydrolyzing) subunit B encodes MEINPEELKKGLYLADSIQVLEGLEAVRKRPAMYIGDVSIKGLHHLVYEVIDNSIDEAMVGYCNNIDLVINEDGSITVSDNGRGIPVDYHEKEKKSALEVVMTVLHAGGKFDKESYKVSGGLHGVGVSCVNALSVKLIAEVHREGKVYMQEYSAGRPLYQVKEIGTSDRTGTIVTFYPDPSIFSTTDFHYDILSSRLRELAFLNKGIRLSITDKRDVEENGNGVNDTSGKYRHESYYSEEGLKEFVGFLDLTRDSIIDNIIYIETEKNDIPVEIALQYNTSFSENVHSYVNNINTIEGGTHLAGFRRGLTRTLKNYAEKSGMLSKLKFDISGDDFREGLTAIVSIKVQEPQFEGQTKTKLGNSEVMGAVDQAVSSALSNYLEENPKDAKSIVQKVVLAATARHAARKARELVQRKNVLSGSGLPGKLADCSERDPGICEIFLVEGDSAGGTAKQGRDRAFQAILPLRGKILNVEKAMPHKIFDNEEIKNIFTALGVTIGTDEDSKELNLEKLRYFKVVIMTDADVDGSHISTLIMTFFFRHMLELIKNGHLYIATPPLYLIKRGKHERYCWSEDERKIAVDELGQGSESGIHIQRYKGLGEMNAEQLWETTMNPETRKLRQVTIENAAEADHIFAMLMGDEVPPRREFIERHAKYANIDI; translated from the coding sequence ATGGAGATCAATCCTGAAGAATTGAAAAAAGGCTTGTACCTGGCTGACAGCATACAGGTGCTGGAGGGACTTGAGGCGGTCAGGAAAAGACCTGCGATGTATATTGGCGATGTTAGTATCAAGGGGCTGCACCACCTGGTATATGAGGTGATTGACAACTCCATTGATGAAGCAATGGTGGGCTACTGTAATAATATTGATCTGGTTATTAACGAGGATGGCTCAATAACAGTGAGTGACAATGGCCGGGGGATCCCGGTCGACTATCATGAAAAAGAGAAAAAGTCCGCTCTTGAAGTTGTTATGACAGTGTTACATGCAGGCGGAAAATTTGACAAGGAATCTTATAAGGTTTCAGGGGGTCTTCACGGAGTTGGTGTTTCATGTGTCAATGCCTTGTCGGTGAAGCTTATTGCCGAGGTCCACCGTGAAGGCAAGGTTTATATGCAGGAGTATTCAGCAGGAAGGCCTCTTTACCAGGTAAAGGAGATTGGAACTTCTGACAGAACCGGCACAATTGTTACATTTTACCCTGATCCGTCGATCTTTTCGACAACGGACTTTCATTATGATATTCTCTCATCCCGTCTGCGTGAACTTGCATTTCTCAATAAGGGTATAAGGCTGAGCATAACCGACAAAAGAGATGTTGAAGAGAATGGTAACGGGGTCAATGACACTTCGGGCAAATACAGGCATGAATCGTATTACTCTGAAGAGGGACTAAAGGAATTTGTCGGTTTTCTTGACCTTACAAGGGACAGTATTATTGATAATATCATCTATATCGAGACGGAGAAAAATGACATCCCGGTCGAGATAGCACTGCAGTATAACACTTCTTTCTCTGAGAATGTCCATTCGTATGTAAATAACATCAACACTATCGAAGGCGGTACGCATCTTGCGGGTTTCAGAAGGGGGCTGACCCGTACCCTGAAGAATTATGCAGAAAAATCCGGGATGCTTAGCAAGCTCAAGTTCGATATAAGCGGCGATGATTTCCGGGAAGGTCTCACGGCTATTGTTTCCATAAAAGTGCAGGAGCCCCAGTTTGAGGGACAGACCAAAACCAAGCTTGGCAACTCCGAAGTAATGGGTGCTGTCGACCAGGCAGTAAGCTCGGCACTTAGCAATTATCTTGAGGAGAACCCGAAGGATGCCAAAAGTATCGTACAGAAGGTTGTTCTTGCTGCAACAGCGCGTCATGCTGCAAGAAAAGCACGGGAACTTGTTCAGAGGAAAAATGTACTGAGCGGGTCGGGATTACCGGGAAAGCTGGCTGACTGTTCTGAGCGTGATCCCGGTATATGTGAGATATTCCTTGTTGAGGGTGATTCAGCTGGTGGCACTGCAAAGCAGGGAAGGGACCGTGCGTTCCAGGCCATACTGCCCCTGCGCGGAAAGATTCTGAATGTGGAGAAAGCAATGCCTCATAAGATATTCGACAACGAAGAGATCAAGAATATATTTACCGCCCTGGGAGTTACAATAGGGACTGACGAGGACTCTAAGGAACTTAACCTTGAAAAGCTGAGGTATTTCAAGGTTGTAATAATGACTGATGCCGATGTTGACGGCAGTCATATATCAACCCTGATCATGACATTCTTTTTCAGGCACATGCTGGAGCTGATCAAGAATGGGCACCTCTATATTGCCACCCCACCCCTTTACCTTATTAAAAGGGGTAAACATGAAAGATACTGCTGGTCGGAGGACGAGCGTAAAATAGCTGTGGATGAGCTTGGTCAGGGTTCGGAGAGCGGCATTCATATTCAGCGTTACAAGGGGCTCGGCGAGATGAATGCCGAGCAGCTCTGGGAAACAACCATGAACCCGGAGACAAGGAAGCTCAGGCAGGTGACTATTGAAAATGCCGCTGAGGCAGATCATATATTTGCAATGCTGATGGGAGATGAGGTTCCTCCAAGAAGGGAGTTCATTGAACGGCACGCCAAATATGCCAATATAGATATATAG
- a CDS encoding M20/M25/M40 family metallo-hydrolase, which yields MGIYYFCIMVGRLATLLLFFCFCSPFRVVFAEGSDSVPYSAELLSRYIRHASVTGHERMAGLFFSTVARQMGFHVEILTDEPASFNFTASLYPLSSGKPNIVLLNHIDVVPAGGNGEYTYPPFSGTISGGKVWGRGAIDNKGMAVMQLMAMKDYLDVASASELPFNVTMLSVSGEETGGHTGAMIIVEDFMDILNPAVVYGEGGSGVPGVLVREPDRKLFGISTAFKRSLWIELKLTMTTSGHGSVPPSSYVVQDKIQALNRLAERNRRIIFSESTRNMFYELGRVEGGLRGLALRNLRLFRPFVVPAMKREEMVYALISNTITITAINTPKGPPNQIPQEITAILDCRLLPETDVDEFLDKIRRSLDNSKVELTVIREGIHAPPTPVDEYYEYMKEALLRVFPGSGVIPILAPASNDNNYFRALGIPTYGILPVFLPVHLLETIHNVDERLPFKALEEGTGVYRELIGVLIESGYGESDN from the coding sequence TTGGGAATATATTATTTTTGTATTATGGTTGGACGCTTAGCAACACTACTTTTATTCTTCTGTTTTTGCAGTCCCTTCAGGGTCGTTTTTGCTGAAGGGAGTGATAGTGTGCCTTATTCAGCTGAATTGCTGAGCCGTTATATCAGACATGCATCAGTTACCGGTCATGAGAGGATGGCAGGTCTTTTCTTTTCGACAGTTGCCCGGCAGATGGGCTTCCATGTGGAGATACTAACCGATGAACCTGCCAGTTTTAATTTTACAGCATCATTATATCCGCTCTCTTCAGGCAAGCCCAACATCGTTCTGCTGAATCACATTGATGTTGTCCCTGCCGGGGGAAATGGAGAGTATACCTATCCGCCATTTTCCGGCACCATTTCCGGTGGTAAGGTATGGGGACGAGGTGCAATAGACAACAAGGGAATGGCAGTTATGCAGCTAATGGCAATGAAGGATTACCTGGATGTTGCATCTGCTTCTGAACTGCCTTTCAATGTCACAATGCTTTCAGTTTCAGGTGAAGAAACGGGTGGGCATACCGGGGCCATGATCATTGTTGAAGATTTTATGGATATTTTAAATCCCGCAGTTGTATACGGCGAGGGTGGATCGGGTGTGCCCGGTGTTCTGGTTAGGGAACCGGACAGGAAACTTTTCGGGATTTCAACAGCCTTTAAGCGAAGTCTCTGGATTGAACTTAAACTTACGATGACAACGAGCGGACATGGTTCGGTGCCGCCTTCCAGTTATGTTGTACAGGATAAGATTCAGGCACTTAACCGTCTTGCAGAAAGAAACAGGAGGATAATATTTTCAGAGTCAACCCGTAATATGTTTTATGAACTGGGCCGGGTGGAGGGAGGCTTGCGCGGACTGGCACTGAGGAACCTCAGGTTGTTCAGGCCTTTCGTTGTACCTGCAATGAAAAGGGAGGAGATGGTATATGCTCTGATATCTAACACCATAACGATAACCGCTATTAATACTCCGAAGGGTCCTCCCAATCAGATACCGCAGGAGATAACAGCAATTCTGGACTGCAGGCTGCTGCCTGAAACTGATGTTGATGAATTCCTTGACAAGATCCGAAGATCGCTTGACAACAGCAAGGTAGAGCTGACTGTAATCAGGGAGGGTATACATGCTCCGCCGACCCCGGTAGACGAGTACTATGAATACATGAAGGAGGCGCTTCTCAGGGTTTTTCCCGGATCGGGTGTTATCCCCATACTCGCTCCTGCATCGAACGACAACAATTATTTCAGGGCCCTGGGTATACCTACATATGGCATATTACCCGTATTTTTACCTGTGCACCTGCTTGAAACAATTCACAACGTTGATGAGCGGCTGCCTTTTAAGGCACTCGAAGAAGGAACCGGGGTTTACCGGGAATTGATTGGAGTGCTTATTGAATCCGGATACGGAGAAAGCGATAATTGA